The proteins below come from a single Cylindrospermopsis raciborskii Cr2010 genomic window:
- a CDS encoding STAS domain-containing protein gives MTLTQERQVILFQPQGSINLQVGTDLSEKMAKITPQPDQLWVMDLAKVDFMDSSGLVPLVQALKTVRESGCRLVICNVQAPVRLVLELTHLDSVFEIVNNYHIPDSTPSLVSTTF, from the coding sequence ATGACTCTTACACAAGAACGCCAAGTGATTTTGTTCCAACCTCAAGGAAGCATTAACTTACAAGTTGGTACTGACCTAAGTGAAAAGATGGCTAAAATTACCCCCCAGCCAGATCAGCTATGGGTTATGGATTTAGCTAAGGTTGATTTTATGGATAGCTCGGGTTTAGTTCCCCTGGTTCAAGCACTGAAAACGGTGCGTGAAAGCGGTTGCCGTTTGGTGATTTGCAATGTACAAGCTCCCGTTAGGCTAGTATTAGAACTAACTCACCTAGATTCTGTGTTTGAGATAGTTAACAATTACCATATACCCGATTCTACTCCTAGTTTAGTTTCTACTACATTCTAG